One genomic region from Campylobacter sp. RM5004 encodes:
- a CDS encoding DUF1353 domain-containing protein produces MERVILKPCEKDKFELIEDYSFECGFAKVDIPSGYKTNGANIPRLLWSIYPPNSPEYLSAVVVHDYLCDKAYQNNKSYEDFILADKVFFYCIKRT; encoded by the coding sequence ATGGAAAGAGTTATTTTAAAGCCTTGTGAAAAAGATAAGTTTGAGCTTATAGAAGATTATAGTTTTGAGTGTGGTTTTGCTAAAGTTGATATTCCTAGCGGATATAAAACAAATGGAGCAAACATACCTCGTTTGTTGTGGAGTATCTACCCGCCAAATTCACCTGAATACTTAAGTGCAGTAGTCGTTCATGACTACTTGTGTGATAAAGCATATCAAAATAATAAAAGTTATGAAGACTTTATCTTAGCTGACAAAGTGTTTTTTTATTGCATTAAAAGAACTTGA
- a CDS encoding baseplate J/gp47 family protein has product MNYNDVFFAPFDIEKARNEIIESYKNKANQSDYKPLINDDIMILTDCFLEWFKTKHEYITNVAMQNYLAYSRDTFLDELVALVGLTRKHANNATCKIKITANSPTFIPKNAKLSDSKGHYAYLLNDVYVKDEIIELCEIENNEFLDMKISMLETQNIYIEKIEQVTEWKNDSYREIDEELKERFKLALHRFSTAGSAESYLFYVLSTKAVLKAKIYDDSTKPGQVFICYYTQAENVEPQILKALENKVPLTDKINLIKCKEITQDLLIKIKVKDDFLFAENLAKIDFIIKDFYKKLDISESVSESKIISLCNDENISDISITTPLLMVDKNSILRLNSLRIEKWI; this is encoded by the coding sequence ATGAATTATAATGATGTATTTTTCGCTCCATTTGACATTGAAAAAGCTCGTAATGAAATCATAGAAAGCTATAAAAACAAAGCAAATCAAAGTGATTATAAGCCATTAATAAATGATGATATTATGATTTTAACTGACTGCTTTTTGGAGTGGTTTAAGACAAAGCACGAATATATCACAAATGTAGCTATGCAAAATTATCTAGCATACTCACGCGATACATTTTTAGATGAATTAGTAGCATTAGTTGGACTAACTAGAAAACACGCAAATAATGCAACTTGCAAAATAAAAATCACAGCAAATAGCCCGACCTTCATTCCAAAGAATGCAAAATTAAGCGATAGTAAGGGACATTATGCGTATTTGCTAAATGATGTATATGTAAAAGATGAGATTATAGAGCTATGCGAGATAGAAAATAACGAGTTTTTAGATATGAAAATATCGATGCTTGAAACTCAAAATATCTATATTGAGAAAATTGAACAAGTAACAGAATGGAAAAACGATAGCTATCGTGAGATCGATGAAGAACTAAAAGAACGCTTTAAATTAGCACTTCATAGATTTAGCACTGCTGGAAGTGCTGAAAGCTATTTGTTCTATGTATTATCAACTAAAGCTGTATTAAAAGCTAAAATATATGATGATAGCACAAAACCAGGGCAAGTGTTTATCTGCTACTACACTCAAGCTGAAAATGTAGAGCCACAAATCTTAAAAGCACTTGAAAATAAAGTGCCACTAACAGATAAGATAAATCTTATTAAATGCAAAGAAATCACGCAAGATCTACTGATAAAAATCAAAGTAAAAGATGATTTTTTATTCGCTGAGAACTTAGCCAAGATTGATTTTATTATCAAAGATTTTTATAAAAAACTTGACATTAGTGAGAGCGTAAGCGAGAGTAAAATTATAAGCTTATGCAATGATGAGAATATAAGCGATATAAGTATCACAACTCCACTTTTAATGGTAGATAAAAATAGCATTTTAAGGCTAAATTCACTAAGGATTGAAAAATGGATCTAA
- the ssb gene encoding single-stranded DNA-binding protein — MNKCIIIGRLVRDVELKTLGQSGTAVVNNAIAVSRFRQAQNGERIEETLFLDVAFFNRYAEVVSQYLRKGSKLAVEGFLKQESWVDNNGQNRSRIVLIVESMEMLDNKQDNQNSNQGGYQNNYQQQPRQNNNYQQGQNNYQQPQQNYQSNNYQQNQSYGDDPYVPF, encoded by the coding sequence GTGAACAAATGCATAATAATAGGACGCTTAGTGCGTGATGTAGAATTAAAAACTTTAGGGCAAAGTGGCACAGCAGTAGTCAATAACGCAATAGCAGTTAGTAGATTTAGACAAGCACAAAACGGAGAGCGTATAGAAGAAACGCTCTTTTTAGATGTGGCGTTTTTCAATCGCTATGCAGAAGTTGTCAGTCAATATCTAAGAAAAGGTTCAAAACTAGCCGTAGAAGGCTTTTTAAAGCAAGAAAGCTGGGTGGATAATAACGGACAAAATAGAAGTAGAATTGTTCTTATCGTAGAAAGTATGGAAATGCTAGATAATAAGCAAGATAATCAAAATAGCAATCAAGGTGGTTATCAGAACAACTACCAACAACAGCCAAGACAAAATAATAACTATCAGCAAGGACAAAATAACTATCAACAGCCACAGCAAAATTATCAAAGCAATAATTATCAGCAAAATCAAAGCTACGGAGATGATCCTTATGTGCCATTCTAA
- a CDS encoding DUF3310 domain-containing protein — translation MKLHPLFNPKSQHYGNGKDATIYDLWDRYSVIEMRSWCLINAEKYHARKGKKQGESEQDNQEKYESFYYTALLVDCVYVFDSSFAKKILNGELIEEELITKLESLRKQVVYLAKDKILLEVLEYMNRG, via the coding sequence ATGAAATTACATCCATTGTTCAATCCAAAAAGCCAGCACTATGGCAACGGTAAGGACGCTACGATTTATGATTTATGGGATAGATATTCAGTGATAGAAATGCGTTCTTGGTGTCTAATCAATGCCGAGAAATATCACGCTAGAAAAGGCAAAAAGCAAGGCGAAAGCGAACAGGACAATCAAGAAAAATATGAAAGCTTTTATTATACGGCTTTACTTGTTGATTGCGTTTATGTGTTTGATTCTAGCTTTGCTAAAAAAATTCTTAATGGAGAATTGATAGAAGAAGAGCTAATTACAAAGTTAGAAAGCTTAAGAAAACAAGTGGTTTATTTAGCAAAAGATAAAATCTTGCTTGAAGTTTTAGAGTATATGAATAGGGGTTAA
- a CDS encoding phage tail protein produces the protein MTIITNEGKKLITHSIINKLDLFISKVVYADCNLDTLDENTTALTNIKYENLPTSVRIDEFDNSKIILEAVLKNDTARDFFINCVGFIAKNGELLCFTKINRTPVLSKATDTNASLFHYKLAIELKNAKDLSIKIDETIVYPTLSHFNASQKAQDEKIDKLGLDKVNTSDFTASQKAQDEKIKTLETNKADKLNVFTRDEINTKLSAKANNTDLTKVKNDLETRIKAVEDDRMKVYTTPLTCSVGVGGEFKTLAEAFKALSYFKKASPSVGNCVITMLPNFVLKEFLYFENCDLSHITLTSSNNCIISCDFANPISENRNVFSFHNANSCFFYKAHFNFINQPQGLIIAGNNANIRFAECSVKNATYGLLAYDSNLNVKSSTFTNIKKACLYATEKSSVNSIVNTFDTSSRGIYSMRNTTTNSYRDIFKNITNECFYVDWGGFAMYEAHPNGSFVNSPKKCNLVPNTLYKHGIFFDRTTNEGALIQKDVPYGKLFELNGLKILILRNVPIVPVVGADRYQNHLNMGHYEVFYSFTLPISGFFLVGASYKGAFCSGQTLNNFHRIYRNRDAQRDMHTVPAVGQPFEREKLNFNFIAIGL, from the coding sequence ATGACAATAATCACAAATGAAGGTAAAAAGCTAATAACACATTCAATCATTAATAAGCTTGACTTGTTTATATCAAAAGTCGTTTATGCTGATTGCAATTTAGATACACTAGATGAAAACACAACGGCTTTAACAAACATAAAATATGAAAATCTTCCAACAAGTGTTAGAATTGATGAATTTGACAACTCAAAAATAATTCTTGAAGCAGTATTGAAAAATGATACAGCTAGGGATTTTTTCATAAATTGCGTTGGCTTTATTGCAAAAAATGGGGAGCTGTTATGTTTTACTAAAATAAACAGAACTCCAGTGTTAAGTAAAGCAACAGATACAAACGCTTCATTGTTTCATTATAAGTTAGCAATTGAGCTTAAAAACGCTAAGGATTTAAGTATAAAAATAGATGAAACGATAGTTTATCCAACACTATCGCATTTCAACGCTTCTCAAAAAGCACAAGATGAGAAGATAGATAAACTAGGATTAGACAAAGTCAATACAAGCGATTTTACAGCTTCTCAGAAAGCACAAGATGAAAAAATAAAAACTCTTGAAACTAATAAAGCAGATAAACTAAATGTTTTTACAAGAGATGAGATTAATACAAAATTAAGTGCTAAAGCAAATAATACAGACTTAACAAAAGTTAAAAACGACTTGGAAACAAGGATTAAAGCAGTTGAAGATGATAGGATGAAAGTTTATACAACTCCACTAACTTGTAGCGTTGGAGTTGGTGGAGAATTTAAAACTTTAGCTGAAGCTTTTAAGGCATTATCTTATTTTAAAAAAGCTAGTCCTAGTGTAGGAAATTGTGTAATTACAATGTTACCTAATTTTGTTTTAAAAGAATTTTTGTATTTTGAGAATTGCGATTTATCACATATAACCCTTACTTCTAGTAACAATTGTATAATAAGTTGTGATTTTGCTAATCCTATTAGTGAAAATCGCAATGTTTTTTCTTTTCATAATGCTAATTCTTGTTTCTTTTATAAAGCTCATTTTAACTTTATAAATCAACCACAAGGGCTTATAATTGCAGGTAATAATGCAAATATACGATTTGCTGAATGTAGTGTTAAAAATGCAACTTATGGTCTTTTAGCTTATGATTCTAATTTAAATGTTAAAAGCTCCACATTTACAAATATAAAAAAAGCTTGTCTTTATGCAACAGAAAAATCAAGTGTAAATTCTATAGTAAATACTTTTGATACTTCAAGTCGTGGCATTTATTCTATGAGAAATACAACTACGAATTCATATAGGGATATTTTTAAAAATATAACTAATGAATGTTTTTATGTAGATTGGGGAGGATTTGCTATGTATGAAGCACACCCAAATGGAAGCTTTGTTAATTCTCCTAAGAAGTGTAATCTAGTGCCAAATACGCTTTATAAACACGGAATATTTTTTGACAGAACTACTAATGAAGGAGCTTTAATTCAAAAAGATGTTCCGTATGGTAAATTATTTGAACTTAATGGTTTAAAAATTTTAATTTTAAGAAATGTTCCTATTGTTCCTGTTGTAGGAGCTGATAGATATCAAAATCATTTAAATATGGGTCATTATGAAGTATTTTATAGTTTTACTTTACCTATCAGTGGATTCTTTTTAGTTGGTGCTAGTTACAAAGGTGCTTTTTGCTCTGGTCAAACATTGAATAATTTTCACAGAATATATAGAAATAGAGATGCACAAAGAGATATGCATACAGTTCCTGCAGTAGGACAACCATTTGAGAGAGAAAAACTTAATTTTAATTTTATAGCAATAGGACTTTAA
- a CDS encoding ImmA/IrrE family metallo-endopeptidase: MFNIDLSNFTKEYVSKIADDIRNQYCSSFPVNTVEIANNLGLTVYTYNEPNPDISGILDPQNQRIYINGNDYPLRQKFSTAHEIGHWVLDYGCKAEPSDIPRYSYRNLLSSQGVNPSEMRANFFAACLLMPEDIVRRAWIRNAYDIDNTANELVVSRMALAYRLEYLGLLNE; the protein is encoded by the coding sequence ATGTTTAACATTGACCTTAGTAATTTTACAAAAGAATATGTAAGCAAAATTGCTGATGATATTAGAAATCAATACTGCAGCTCTTTTCCTGTAAATACTGTTGAAATAGCGAATAACTTAGGTTTAACTGTATATACATATAATGAACCAAATCCAGACATTTCAGGTATATTAGATCCGCAAAACCAAAGGATATATATAAATGGAAATGATTATCCGCTTAGACAAAAATTCTCTACTGCTCATGAGATAGGGCATTGGGTACTAGATTATGGATGCAAGGCAGAGCCTAGTGATATTCCAAGATATAGTTATCGTAATCTTTTATCATCGCAAGGTGTTAATCCAAGCGAAATGAGAGCGAATTTTTTTGCAGCGTGCTTGTTAATGCCTGAAGATATAGTTAGGAGAGCTTGGATACGCAATGCTTATGATATAGACAATACAGCAAACGAACTAGTTGTAAGTCGTATGGCTTTAGCTTATAGGCTTGAATATTTAGGGTTATTGAATGAATGA
- a CDS encoding lambda-exonuclease family protein, translating into MKVIHLEQNTQEWLDYRKDKFSASVTPCLFGVGYHKAYQEAYYRYGGGKRPDISWIPAVELGVEYEPKVRDFINVSLERNFKPIVCECEQDGRFIASLDGYDNGEILEIKVSELGLIAYRKSHEVPLRYMYQIQHQMMVSGAKKALLAIAYPKYDGTLDIELIDIKPIPTMQDEIKSKWLEFESTYRYKNIDYQALIKTDELCEVQKQLKALGEREKELKSYFYQFDDSTIYETPTAKLTYSIGTRETIDYKAIVERNGYEILESDKKISETRTIRIKEIA; encoded by the coding sequence ATGAAAGTAATTCACTTGGAACAGAACACACAAGAGTGGTTAGATTATCGCAAAGATAAGTTTAGTGCGAGTGTTACGCCTTGCCTTTTTGGCGTGGGCTATCACAAGGCCTATCAAGAAGCATATTATAGATATGGTGGTGGTAAACGCCCTGATATTTCGTGGATACCTGCAGTTGAACTTGGCGTAGAATATGAGCCAAAAGTTAGAGATTTTATAAATGTTAGCTTGGAGCGTAATTTTAAGCCTATCGTGTGTGAATGTGAGCAAGACGGTCGCTTTATCGCTAGTCTTGATGGTTACGATAACGGCGAGATATTAGAAATTAAGGTAAGCGAACTAGGGCTAATCGCTTATAGAAAGTCACACGAAGTTCCATTAAGATATATGTATCAAATACAGCATCAAATGATGGTAAGTGGAGCTAAAAAAGCACTTTTAGCTATCGCATATCCAAAGTATGATGGCACATTAGATATTGAACTTATAGACATAAAGCCTATTCCAACTATGCAAGATGAAATTAAAAGCAAATGGCTAGAGTTTGAAAGCACTTATAGATACAAAAATATTGATTATCAAGCACTAATAAAAACAGATGAATTATGCGAAGTGCAAAAGCAATTAAAAGCATTAGGGGAGCGTGAAAAAGAACTTAAAAGCTATTTTTATCAGTTTGATGATAGCACGATTTACGAAACACCTACAGCAAAGCTAACTTATAGCATAGGCACAAGAGAAACTATTGATTATAAAGCGATAGTTGAGCGTAACGGATATGAGATTTTAGAAAGCGATAAAAAGATTAGTGAAACAAGAACAATAAGAATTAAGGAGATAGCGTGA
- a CDS encoding DUF4376 domain-containing protein, translating to MEKLNNLIQDEIIDDFNDYFSDEKCFSVVLKDNGFIDYIDMRKLENAVEVSEETYIKIMQNQVNFYEKGEFIHKAQVIELSFDELKENKLNELENTKTQAENADILYKDKLYQADSKAKELLTQSLVIFSSVGAVPDNFVWKSSDNSLNVFSLDDLKNLSLLIAQRTQEITAKYWSYKEQIRNATTSDELDLIKLEF from the coding sequence ATGGAAAAATTAAACAATTTAATACAAGATGAAATTATTGATGATTTTAACGATTATTTTAGCGATGAGAAGTGTTTTAGCGTTGTTTTAAAAGACAATGGCTTTATTGATTATATTGATATGAGAAAGCTTGAAAACGCAGTAGAAGTTAGCGAAGAAACATATATAAAAATTATGCAAAATCAAGTGAATTTCTATGAAAAAGGCGAGTTTATCCATAAAGCTCAAGTCATTGAGCTAAGCTTTGATGAGCTTAAGGAAAATAAATTAAACGAGCTTGAGAACACAAAAACACAAGCTGAGAATGCTGATATTTTATATAAAGATAAGCTTTATCAAGCAGATAGTAAAGCGAAGGAATTATTAACGCAAAGTTTAGTGATTTTTAGCTCAGTTGGTGCAGTGCCTGATAATTTTGTTTGGAAAAGCTCTGATAATAGTCTTAATGTTTTTAGCTTAGATGATTTAAAAAATCTATCTTTATTAATTGCACAAAGAACACAAGAAATAACTGCCAAATATTGGTCTTATAAAGAGCAAATTAGAAATGCAACTACTAGCGATGAACTAGATTTAATCAAATTGGAGTTTTAA
- a CDS encoding ERF family protein — protein sequence MTDIVKALSIVQQEIKVKKDAKNHFAKYEYRTLETILENYKKTCKDLGAIVIFTERVICEIQGVILLEATAHFRIADKEITTNAITEIDYNHKGMSKEQIWGTASTYAKKRAVSSLLCLDDSADDPDSLAGMIVSGSLVDEIKNLAKIKNVAIEQILKCEKLKSLENAKTEQLQKILDNLRS from the coding sequence ATGACTGATATTGTAAAAGCACTAAGTATAGTGCAGCAAGAAATCAAGGTAAAAAAAGATGCTAAAAATCATTTTGCAAAATATGAATATAGAACACTAGAAACTATTTTAGAAAACTATAAAAAAACCTGCAAAGATTTAGGAGCAATTGTAATCTTTACAGAGCGTGTTATATGTGAAATACAAGGAGTTATTTTATTAGAAGCAACAGCACATTTTAGAATTGCAGATAAAGAAATCACCACAAACGCTATCACTGAAATTGATTACAACCATAAAGGAATGAGTAAAGAGCAAATTTGGGGAACAGCTTCAACATATGCTAAAAAAAGAGCAGTTTCATCACTTCTATGTCTTGATGATAGTGCAGACGACCCTGATAGTTTAGCTGGAATGATTGTCTCAGGTTCTTTAGTTGATGAAATCAAAAACCTAGCAAAAATAAAAAATGTAGCAATAGAGCAAATACTAAAGTGCGAAAAACTTAAAAGCTTAGAAAATGCAAAAACCGAACAATTACAAAAAATACTAGATAATTTAAGGAGTTAA
- a CDS encoding type II toxin-antitoxin system PemK/MazF family toxin, whose translation MNYNEWNEVKKSTNSSKEKAVKTGKVYWVRLGLNIGSEVYGKGKNYVRPVLVLKLIYKNSFIGVPLSTKTKDNSFPYFYSFYTKNNDIRTALLSQIKLFDTKRVENIANINISKSDFENIRDKIKANLI comes from the coding sequence ATGAATTACAATGAATGGAATGAAGTAAAAAAGAGTACAAATAGTAGTAAAGAAAAAGCTGTTAAAACAGGTAAGGTATATTGGGTGCGATTAGGTTTAAATATTGGCTCTGAAGTTTACGGTAAGGGTAAAAACTATGTAAGACCTGTGCTTGTGTTAAAATTAATTTATAAAAACTCGTTTATAGGAGTGCCATTAAGCACTAAGACAAAAGACAATAGCTTTCCATACTTTTATAGCTTTTATACTAAAAATAATGATATTAGAACGGCTTTGTTATCTCAAATAAAATTATTCGATACAAAAAGAGTAGAAAATATAGCAAATATTAATATAAGTAAAAGTGATTTTGAAAATATTAGAGATAAGATAAAGGCTAATTTAATTTAG
- a CDS encoding S24 family peptidase: protein MKILKEMLDLSMLKKHLSGYETWAERFAENGIAGASVPSIKKWVSEKYNLTPSIEILNFIADYEGVGVHVFFKDKHDIKDENYELYDKIEKLYFDINKNIHSLPFYKNAYVSAGNGLQVFETERVMIPFNKDELLKNLKAKSENELRNVVMLPMKGNSMEPTLKEGHTLIVRKCCEYQHEGVIYVIRYDNELRVKRLAKREGKLYIISDNIAQYPAEPVSEDLSLEILGAVIGTYNYDFTSF from the coding sequence ATGAAAATACTTAAAGAGATGTTAGATTTATCAATGCTAAAAAAACACTTAAGCGGATATGAAACTTGGGCTGAAAGATTTGCTGAAAATGGTATCGCTGGTGCAAGTGTACCAAGCATAAAAAAATGGGTTAGTGAAAAATATAACTTAACCCCTTCAATAGAGATTTTAAATTTTATAGCAGACTACGAAGGTGTTGGTGTGCATGTATTTTTTAAAGATAAACATGATATAAAAGATGAGAATTATGAACTTTATGACAAAATAGAAAAATTATATTTTGATATTAACAAGAATATTCACTCACTACCTTTTTATAAAAATGCTTATGTGAGTGCAGGAAATGGCTTACAAGTTTTTGAAACTGAAAGAGTTATGATACCTTTTAACAAAGATGAATTATTAAAAAACTTAAAAGCAAAAAGTGAAAACGAACTAAGAAATGTTGTAATGCTTCCTATGAAAGGAAACAGTATGGAACCAACACTAAAAGAAGGTCATACATTAATAGTTAGAAAGTGCTGTGAGTATCAGCATGAAGGCGTTATATATGTAATTAGATATGATAATGAATTAAGAGTTAAACGCCTTGCAAAGCGTGAAGGTAAACTATATATAATAAGCGACAACATAGCACAATATCCAGCAGAGCCAGTAAGCGAAGATTTAAGTTTAGAAATCTTAGGGGCTGTAATAGGCACATATAACTACGATTTTACTAGCTTTTAA
- a CDS encoding ImmA/IrrE family metallo-endopeptidase — protein MNYKDIKNKNPYEILEMLGFNEPPFNPFDIARKLNINVSTSLDFDKLQYEGQISVDNNEEPVIWVNPIKKETRQRFTLAHELGHLANDVLPSIDNPIVDKYETLYRSERFGGIETKANVFAAKLLMPLKHIEDCILEYQKEKELSAKEAILLIAGKFEVSRMAAFYRLKNLGIIDKDYTYPF, from the coding sequence ATGAACTATAAAGATATTAAAAACAAAAACCCTTATGAAATCTTGGAAATGTTAGGTTTTAACGAACCGCCATTTAACCCGTTTGATATAGCTAGAAAACTAAATATAAATGTTAGTACTTCACTAGACTTTGATAAATTGCAGTATGAAGGTCAAATTAGCGTGGATAATAATGAAGAACCTGTAATTTGGGTTAATCCTATTAAAAAAGAAACTAGACAAAGATTTACTTTAGCACATGAATTAGGACATTTGGCTAATGATGTGCTACCTAGTATTGATAATCCAATTGTAGATAAATACGAAACACTTTATAGAAGTGAGCGTTTTGGTGGAATAGAAACAAAAGCTAATGTTTTTGCTGCTAAGCTTTTAATGCCATTAAAACATATTGAAGATTGTATTTTAGAATATCAAAAAGAAAAAGAACTATCGGCAAAAGAAGCTATACTTTTAATTGCAGGTAAATTTGAAGTATCAAGAATGGCTGCTTTTTATAGATTAAAAAATCTTGGTATTATAGATAAAGATTATACTTATCCGTTTTAA
- a CDS encoding site-specific integrase, which yields MLTDSEIIKLKPNDKVYMKKVVDNLYICVTPKGKKSFVLITFINKKRVKKTLGEFSSSFRIRNAIMQIDSTQEKIINDKNKIPFKQVCYDYMQTQENQISDKQLHTYYSLLDRFILDKELSDKDIKEVSKADVIKRFGILKDKSSTAKKLLNLLKRIYSYACMLDYTDNHILFPIKLDMIVRYKSVENYPTITKSDDLEYLFTLIQKARPITKYALIFNALTALRPGNVRLLKWEYINDDVLEIPAEQMKRKKPFYLPLSTQAKRVLEIMKTMKNSDYVFYSEKKQNQGISDNTMRSFLRKNGVANDEFTPHGFRAMFSTIANDNNYSSEIIELCLAHTVGGVKGVYDRSHKLEAKRELMQWWGDYLEKFIKDFL from the coding sequence ATGCTAACTGATAGTGAAATCATAAAATTAAAACCAAATGATAAAGTTTATATGAAAAAGGTCGTTGATAATTTATATATTTGTGTAACACCTAAAGGTAAAAAATCTTTTGTCTTAATTACATTCATTAATAAAAAAAGAGTTAAAAAGACATTAGGCGAATTTAGCTCAAGTTTTAGAATAAGAAATGCAATAATGCAAATTGATAGCACACAAGAAAAAATTATTAATGATAAAAATAAAATACCTTTCAAACAAGTATGTTATGATTATATGCAAACTCAAGAAAACCAAATTAGCGATAAGCAATTACACACATATTATTCACTATTAGATAGATTTATACTTGATAAAGAATTGAGCGACAAAGACATAAAAGAAGTTAGCAAAGCCGATGTTATAAAACGCTTTGGAATACTAAAAGATAAAAGCTCAACTGCAAAAAAGCTTTTAAATCTGCTAAAACGCATATATTCTTATGCCTGTATGCTTGATTATACTGACAATCATATATTATTCCCTATCAAGCTTGATATGATAGTTCGCTATAAGTCAGTGGAAAATTACCCAACGATAACTAAAAGCGATGATTTAGAATATCTATTCACACTAATTCAAAAAGCAAGACCTATTACAAAATACGCATTGATTTTTAACGCACTTACAGCATTACGCCCTGGTAATGTTAGACTGCTTAAGTGGGAATATATAAATGATGATGTCTTGGAAATACCTGCCGAACAAATGAAAAGAAAAAAGCCGTTTTATCTACCACTTAGCACCCAAGCAAAAAGAGTGCTAGAAATTATGAAAACTATGAAAAACAGCGATTATGTATTTTACAGCGAAAAAAAGCAAAATCAAGGTATAAGCGATAATACTATGCGTTCTTTTTTACGTAAAAACGGAGTGGCAAACGATGAATTTACCCCACACGGATTTCGTGCAATGTTTAGCACGATAGCTAACGATAATAATTATTCAAGCGAAATTATAGAGCTTTGCCTAGCTCACACGGTAGGAGGAGTAAAAGGCGTGTATGATAGAAGTCACAAGCTAGAAGCTAAAAGGGAACTTATGCAATGGTGGGGCGATTATTTAGAGAAGTTTATTAAGGATTTTCTATGA
- a CDS encoding helix-turn-helix domain-containing protein: protein MKKTYTLKEVAKITGQHYKTVYKHLQLGLLNAKSLTFGGTWRVSEENLQEYLNKIA from the coding sequence ATGAAAAAAACATACACATTAAAAGAAGTGGCAAAAATTACAGGACAGCACTACAAAACAGTATATAAACATTTACAATTAGGATTATTAAATGCAAAGTCACTCACATTTGGCGGCACTTGGAGAGTTAGCGAAGAAAATTTACAAGAATATTTAAATAAAATCGCATAA